gttcttaccacaaaaaaatgagaaatattgaaggtaatagatatgttaatttccTTGagtttaattattccacattgaattcatcAGTCATGCTGCACCCCATAAATACAACTACAATTTGtcaatttaaagttaaaaattaaaaaaataaacttaagaagccttaggtttatttttaattcatatccAATTTATagccctttttaaaataatttacttgcATGCAAGATACACATTTGATGGAACATGTACATTTTTCAGTGCTTAGAAAGTTCCAGGCACCACTATactggtggctcactcctatagtcccagcactttgggaggtcaaggcaggcaaattgcttgagctcaggggtttgaatacagtctgggtaacatgatgaaatcctgtctctacaaaaaaaccaaaaaaccaaaaaacagaccaaagttagccagatgtggtggcatgtgcatgtagtcccagctacttaggagactgaggtaggaagatcacttcagcccaggaggttgaggctgcagctgcagtgagctgagatcatgccactgcactccagcctgggtgagacaaagtgagatcctgtcttgaaaaaaaaaagaaaaagaagaaaatttctaaGATTTTCCTCCCATCCCACTTGCTCCAACACTCATAGCCTGAGCATCTTCCCAAGATGCATCTCAACAGCTCACTGAGATAAGTATTATTTTCTCTTAGctgtggagaaagaaaaattgaggaATTATGAGACAAAGACAAGGAGAAGACAGGAAAGATTTCAGAATTAGCCAGAGATAAAACAGCGGTGTCGCAGGTGATGACTATCTGGGGTTGGTGTCATGTGGGTAGTAAAAAGAATTCaccaagacagttgtaggtaaagaaaggtagattttttagaaaaagtagaaaaatatgttGCAAGAAAGCAAAGGCAAAACAGCAAGTGGGGACCTGACTGCAAAGAGACAAAGGCTTGCTGGGGATTTTATAGGATGGTGCTTGTGCTGGAGAGAGCTACTTACAGTACTGATAATGGCAAGATTGCAGTGACCTGATTTGCATATTTCTTTCTTAATGAAATTTAACTTGGCttttactgcatttttaaaatgtaaaaatgtaaaaacaaacacaacataGTATTTCAATGCTGTACCTTTATGTAAATGACTTCatctatctttttaaaacatgctGTGATATAGCTAATGTTAAAACTGACACAgcttcactttcttctttttctctgtactGAAAGCTGCAGAAATACACATTTAATTCCAAGACAATTTGGTTTAAGCCCTCAGTATAAAAAGTGTACATCCACTTCCATTGCCCTGACTTTCCCCACATTGTTGATTGTGATTCTCTGTGCCATGTTGGTAGATCAGGCAGGCTATATATAATTTGTACAAAACATCTTTAGTCAGGGTAAGGCTTTAGAAACTATCTTAAAAAGAAActtgtcaaaatatttttgatatctaGGACAAATACTGAATATTATAATTTTCTcccagcacatctgtttacacaGCCCAATGAGCTAGGTGACCCTGTTAAAGATCGGCTTATGGAACGAATAGATGAAGACATTTCCTGAGCCAAAAGATACAGATAACAAATGTTAATAATAGCAGCAGACTAAAaacattcctttttgttgtttgttttccataGTCAACAGTTTTAGCAAAAGAACTTTagaaaagacagattttttttggtaaagtttaCTGCCTGAAAAGAGTTTAATAAAGAACATCCAAGGCCTGATTGCTATTATTCTGAATATAACTTTTAATTACTTTCTGTAAGTTACATTGTCGTTTACTGTCAGACAACTTACTGATGCATGGAAAAATGCCCCAAAAAACTGCAATGGtttatgtacattttacattACATGTATTACCCCTTAAAACCCCCAACAGAATAAAGTCTTagcaaatacaaattttaatttctgaacACCTTTCCAGTAAGATTGTAaaggtgggaggaaggggaggaaggactTGTTTTTTGTATTCCTAGTCTACTTGATTAAAATTTAATCTTCCAAGGGTTTGTTTAGCTCACTATCCAGGCTGCTAAGGTTATGATGAACATCATTACTTTTCCAGggtaaaaaaaatgacatttgaaaataatgtaaatgctatgacATGATTTTCCCAAGCATGACCTCAACTTGAAACATTAGAATACTTAAGAATTCTAAAGATTGATATACCACCACTGCACCAGAATTTTTAATTATTCCAACAGCTACAggaatttttttaatagtttttttaattttatgaaattaaaGCTGAAGAAAATAACTGACTTAGAAACCataataaaaggacaaatatttagCCAGAGATATCAGTTCCTCCTGAAAAAGGATACATACCTCCTCTCACTGCAGTTTTTCTCAAGGTATCTTACTGATTTCAGATAGAATTTAAAATTCaccttaaaaatagaaacaaacaaaaggactACTTAAACTGACATTAACTGATAAAAATGTGCTCAAATTTACTGACAGAATCATGGACACTTCATACAATACTTAGACTCTACcagttttaagtaaaataaggaaaaaattgtAATTACAAAGCCAGTCTCCCCTTGGGGAAACAAAAAGCCACTTTTGACCAATTGTTCCCTGcatatacatatactgtatattatTATAACCTTCTTCAGAGAAGCAAAACATCTTTGTCTTCCCGACACTGGATTATTTAGCATGTTAGTTTTTTACATCAGGAAGGCAACTGCATGGCTTGCATTTTTCTGCCAGCTGAGGATCTGGTGATAGCTGGGTGCAAGAAGATTGTGAGTTATTTATGCAGGAGGGCTATTtgtcctggaccatgaagaaaggcagacttaTAGCTTATCTgcttcttctttttgctttccccTGCTCCCACCAGCCTGACTCTTTTGCCCTTAGAACTCCACAAACAGGAGTTCCTCTTCAAGCCCTCTGTATCCCTCATCTCTCCGTCATTCCTTTAGTTAAGAGCAAGGTAGGGGCCTTTACCTGGTACAGCTCCGGGAGATGGGAGATAAGTGACACTGAGACTTCATACCCAGAACCCTCAACTTCACAAGAAACTTCTGCTGGGGGCCAAAAGACTTGGGACAGCAGAGCTCAAAGCAGGGCCAGAAGGTGCAGGTGGAGCCACAGCGGCGGGTCTCCTTTAAGGACAAGATGGCATCATCATAACAGCACTGCTCTGAAGGGTTATAGATCTTGTTCCCACACCTGGGCGCCGGCTGGCACAGTCACAGTCCTGAGCCAACAGGAGCATCTGGGGGCAGACATTGATGGTGTACATCCAAGGAAGAACAGATACTCAATTCCCAGTCTCTTTTCCCAACATCACCTCTTCCCTCCTCATTCTTCCCTGTCCTGTCCTTACCTGTAGTTCCTTTTGAACACTGGAGGAGGAAGACTGTTGTCCAGCAGACAAGAgctaagggagaaagaaaaaaggttggAACATGGAGCTGAGAATGTGACAATTATggaaaaaaccaaccaaccaacaaacagaGGTTAGGGTGGTTTTAAGGTGGAGATTATCACTTGGGGCTAAGTCTGTATGGGATCCTGTTCAGGCAGGCCCTGAGCAGCACGCTCAGTCACCCTTTGAGGTGACTAGTAGGGCACAGGAGGCTGGAATAATGTTAGAGATAAAGAGGAATAAATCgggttgaggtttgggaactgcACTGGGGATGAGATGAGATGATGTTTGGATTTGGGGTCCTACTTGCCCAAGATGCAGCATCGTGGCCTCATGCTTCCAAAGAGGCTCTAGGAGAATTGAAGAAGAGTGGTAAAAGGCTGGAACTTATGGAGACAGCCTAAATGGGCTTGTCTGTTACCCTGGTAAGTTTACTGATTGGATGGTTGCTGATCATGCCACCTGCAGTCTCCCAAGCACATTCCTTGAAGATAACCGAAGTCTCCCAAGCACATTCCTTAGTTTCTTTAAGGAGGAGACTGGGTGGCGTAAGGGACCACAGAGCCGAAAGTTGCAGACTGACTCATTGCATTCTCCGTATACTATTGCAGACCTCAGGGTGAATGAGTGTAAGCTGATCCTACTCCAAGTTAGGCTTCTGAGAGTTTTCAAGCTCCAACATTGATGAGGAGACAGTGCCCAACTAAGCTCCAATCAGAGAGAATGCTTCAGCCACTTCCCCATCTGGTTTCACATGCTCCCCTTCCTAATACTTGCTTCTTCTAAATTCCCCAAGCATGATGTCTCTGGAAATGTCAAGGGGACCCTTTCTGAAGCCACTTTATTTTTTGCTCTGGAGTCATTAGAGTTTTCACCTGCTCTAGCAGATGAGCCACGGCTCTGGAAACTCCAATAAGGGGAGTAGGGGTGGAGAATAGCAATGGCCCAAATCTCCTGGTGTGCTTGGCGTGAGGATTCAGACACCTCTAGCATCTTAGTTACATGGTCAGGGAAAGTACTAAACATCTGCTTTTCATAATCGTATTATATTAGTGGCCAATGATATGTGATGTAGTACTTAGGTGTGTTTAGTACTTGGTGTGCAGACAGAGGAAAGGGCAGGGCAAACTGAGGCCTGCCAGGCAAGTGCCAGCTAGGGAAGGGCTTGGACAAATTCAAATAATCCTAAAGCTGTGGAAAGGACCTCAGCCTTCATGGACGTGTGATAATTCCATCAGAAAATGTCCAAGGATTGGCCAGACTTTCCATCCTTCACTTGCTGGCATAGCATAGGGAAGAGTTGCTGACTTAAGTTCATCCAGCCTGTACCATAGCCTTTGAAATGGTTCTCCTTTTCTGAGCTTCATTCTTAGCTTCCTGTACATGTGCGGAGGTGTGGGGTGTGATTTGGATGCACAAGGCTGCTCTTCCCTACCCCGGAACCTAAGAAGGCCAACAATGTGAAGATTCCTAGTGAGCCCAGGCTGTCAGCTTGTTTACTaccaaatgttaaaaagaaacgTTTGAGTTTGATTAGGTAAAATACAAAGGACAAATAATAATATCTTTAATATACAATTATCATTCTTATTCCAAATGAAACTTCAGCTTTACTATTGGGCATTGGGAAGTTAATGTATACATAATTTTTCATCTTACAGAAGTGGCAAGGGGCAGCTTGAAGGGataatttttaatgcattttataatgataatcaTTTAGAGAAATCCTTATGTTGTATCTCATTAACACTAAGATGTTATTGAAAGATACACTGTTGTTTTACAACTCTAAGATGCAATCTCATCACTTAGAATGTTTATACTTATTAACAGAGCTTCTTGCAACATGTTGAGACGTAGACTTTTGGAaggcaaatagaaaaataaaaatatatgggaaataaatctgtagatttcttaAAATGTCTCCACATTTGGAGCTGCCTCCTGTGAATCATCTTTCAGCCCCAGATTGGTCCCTGTGCTTTCTTACACAACATCATTCTCAGTCCTACCAACAGCATTGGTCat
This portion of the Pongo abelii isolate AG06213 chromosome 20, NHGRI_mPonAbe1-v2.0_pri, whole genome shotgun sequence genome encodes:
- the IGFL3 gene encoding LOW QUALITY PROTEIN: insulin growth factor-like family member 3 (The sequence of the model RefSeq protein was modified relative to this genomic sequence to represent the inferred CDS: substituted 1 base at 1 genomic stop codon) produces the protein MRPRCCILALVCWTTVFLLQCSKGTTDAPVGSGLXLCQPAPRCGNKIYNPSEQCCYDDAILSLKETRRCGSTCTFWPCFELCCPKSFGPQQKFLVKLRVLGMKSQCHLSPISRSCTR